A section of the Pseudorasbora parva isolate DD20220531a chromosome 2, ASM2467924v1, whole genome shotgun sequence genome encodes:
- the LOC137048469 gene encoding interferon-induced very large GTPase 1-like — translation MATTMPEPVRNHWLIDFWAELLSAPVQCPVMAPDQSLEDTVPPVSSPSLNETGPSLLDSAPGLQFSAPSLLDSAPASHIQSQQDGSRYSQEKQKGKNKDLETKFRPDQCLKQQDTEINLFHRLHLEGRPHKLRTADFLQINEHSLKSSDSWAEQELIQISLQKLLLMDYRVRYININKDKEQDNTQRKEKNSQNKNSQNQDDIFEIIFKPASLSNKGTSQSERIHPMDVQMAVFHCADGFLKQLMVTKLSQCQYALPLLVPDPDTQQIEFPLWTFRQINKSWKMRNTNNEITSQTQPIYKAETPMVFFFRFGSVSSSKSQLMNSLINEKHNTFFHRNCPGSSRTRVLMDGVVEIAWFCPSGKNTDKFTDCVAFCNLHGDAGDHEKQLQILTEMASVNVVLLPQLERNDKSMIKLHQLYKDSKPLICLFTEDDSAVTVMKKKYRIGLKDRNQSEVSEEIRRAINDCLSKSSSTFRLEDLSEHSDIKVDEEGDDDCRRGREAAQQMMSLLEKKHLTEIKESFLPHQGKLWHQWSQKNKELHRPQDKETEMDISRKRTEMKKIREQQHESDINEFMKFFIKEINSNTEHERMFFIKWLGIKLKENNNYKTEPLNAEQADTFEGISEELEAATIGLEHIMREIGQIYESCSSVKKNKKDLQFDFSSLPSLAAEMMISGFPLELMDGDAAHVPLVWISAVLDQLIQKLGDQRVFVLSVLGLQSSGKSTMLNAMFGLQFAVSAGRCTRGAFMQLVRLSDEIKTQMNFDYILVVDTEGLRAPELSGRSTKHHDNELATFVVGLANLTLINIFGENPSEMQDILQIVVQAFMRMKKVKLNPSCVFVHQNVSEVTAGEKNMEGRRRLLQTLDEMTKLAAEEEDSNAGCFSDVIKFDIQNDVKYFAHLWEGNPPMAPPNPNYCENIQELKETIMSHATKSDIRMMTYLKDCINDLWEALLNEGFVFSFKNSLEISVYRKLEIKYSKWSWSLRNAMMEIENELHNKIENKTIHEVEETDLQRELKTTSGEVEKSMSELFEKDKDKDILIQWKTSFEIKIKDVQENIVRETKRKLNEILQQRDRKKMIDARKTHYENTLYEKSKELPLKEFDLFWKHSVQKIIRDTPLVKDIDIMRDVREILSDIYAGRLPVDHIIDDSEYIHINIFTVSSYFKYINFKKSTDVNRFISDIKNAFIKLKEAFGYIRTLSPETEAKIRSLVTDVDQQTETMIQSFNISKMGYNRSCIRQLIDYIKRRVTDHEKESANYEFKDEFFIDLVLSICKKANKMITDQHRLFSNANDPEIYVEKKKEEYYSVAQKNCHGAASAGIFGEIICQKLKEPIEQSVYKKTARDLTDEIMKNCESLNGNRSNLEKHILKTLAEQEDFVKYMDYINYPSHNYKSFIRDEVSQYITEKFSVSVLPKMKVNIKLLQQKIMKAAHESTEHVQVNRGDAGLWLKSFTQQLSDELIFSEEDLSGVKHDDVDDFSLLEDVIRKELPAIMSDISSGFNTETFPVKLDYKFRPDEILFDHFCRCCWAKCPFCGATCTNTIENHDGDHSVPFHRSIGLNGIYYNNTSNLSTHICTSAVANSNLYFNPNNSDDSVPLRECRRAGGVYADWSITPDLSELPYWKWFVCRFQKDLEKHYRKTFEGEGEIPDEWRKYSKQDAIGTLYKYI, via the coding sequence ggAAAAAACAAAGACTTGGAAACAAAATTCAGACCAGATCAATGCCTAAAACAACAAGATACTGAAATAAATCTATTTCACAGACTTCATCTTGAAGGCAGGCCACACAAACTGAGAACTGCAGATTTTCTTCAGATAAATGAACATTCATTAAAATCCAGTGACTCTTGGGCTGAACAGGAGCTAATTCAGATTTCCCTTCAAAAACTACTGTTGATGGACTACAGAGTGAGatacataaatattaataagGACAAAGAACAGGATAACACACAACGAAAAGAGAAAAACTCTCAAAATAAAAACTCTCAAAATCAGGATGATATTTTTGAGATTATTTTTAAACCAGCATCTTTATCTAACAAAGGAACAAGCCAGTCTGAGCGAATCCACCCGATGGATGTTCAGATGGCCGTGTTTCATTGTGCTGATGGTTTCCTGAAGCAGCTGATGGTCACTAAACTGTCCCAGTGTCAGTACGCTCTGCCTCTGCTTGTTCCTGATCCAGACACACAACAGATTGAGTTTCCTCTCTGGACATTCAGACAAATCAACAAGAGCTGGAAGATGAGAAACACCAACAATGAAATCACCAGTCAAACCCAGCCAATCTACAAGGCAGAAACTCCAATGGTGTTTTTCTTCAGGTTTGGCTCTGTGTCTTCATCCAAGTCTCAGCTGATGAACAGTCTGATCAATGAGAAACACAACACATTCTTCCACAGAAACTGCCCAGGCAGCAGCAGAACCAGAGTCCTGATGGATGGGGTGGTGGAGATCGCCTGGTTCTGCCCCTCTGGGAAAAACACGGATAAATTCACTGACTGTGTTGCGTTCTGTAATCTACACGGTGATGCTGGAGACCACGAGAAACAGCTGCAGATCCTCACTGAAATGGCTTCAGTCAATGTTGTTCTTCTACCACAACTGGAACGGAATGACAAAAGcatgataaaacttcatcaactCTACAAGGACTCAAAGCCACTCATTTGTCTTTTTACTGAGGATGATTCTGCTGTAACTGTGATGAAGAAAAAATATAGGATTGGTCTGAAAGACAGAAATCAGTCAGAAGTGTCTGAAGAGATTAGAAGAGCAATAAATGATTGTCTCTCAAAATCATCTTCCACTTTCAGACTTGAAGATTTGTCCGAACACTCAGACATCAAAGTAGATGAGGAAGGAGATGATGACTgcaggagaggaagagaagcagcacAGCAGATGATGAGTTTACTGGAGAAGAAACATCTGACAGAAATCAAAGAATCATTTCTGCCTCATCAGGGGAAACTGTGGCATCAGTGGAGTCAGAAGAACAAAGAACTACATCGACCTCAAGATAAAGAGACAGAAATGGACATCAGTAGAAAACGAACAGAGATGAAGAAAATCCGTGAACAGCAGCATGAATCTGACATCAATGAGTTCATGAAGTTCTTCATTAAAGAAATAAACTCAAATACTGAACATGAGAggatgtttttcattaaatggCTTGGAATAAAAttgaaagaaaataataattataaaactgAACCTCTCAACGCTGAACAAGCAGACACATTTGAGGGAATATCTGAGGAACTTGAAGCTGCAACCATTGGTCTGGAGCACATCATGAGGGAGATCGGTCAGATCTATGAATCATGTTCATCTGTGAAGAAGAACAAGAAAGACCTGCAGTTTGACTTCTCTTCTCTCCCGAGTCTTGCAGCAGAGATGATGATCTCTGGATTTCCACTGGAGCTGATGGATGGAGATGCTGCTCATGTTCCTCTAGTCTGGATCTCTGCTGTTCTAGATCAACTCATCCAGAAACTGGGAGACCAGAGGGTCTTTGTGCTGTCAGTTTTAGGGCTTCAGAGCTCTGGGAAATCCACCATGCTCAATGCCATGTTTGGACTCCAGTTTGCCGTCAGTGCTGGCAGGTGCACCAGAGGAGCTTTCATGCAGCTGGTCAGACTGTCAGACGAGATTAAAACACAGATGAACTTTGACTATATTCTGGTTGTTGATACTGAGGGCCTTCGTGCTCCAGAACTGTCTGGAAGATCAACCAAGCATCATGACAATGAATTGGCCACATTTGTTGTTGGTCTTGCAAATCTGACCTTGATCAACATCTTTGGAGAAAACCCATCTGAGATGCAGGACATTCTTCAGATTGTTGTTCAGGCCTTCATGAGGATGAAGAAGGTCAAACTGAATCCCAGCTGCGTGTTTGTGCATCAGAACGTCTCAGAAGTCACAGCTGGAGAGAAAAACATGGAGGGAAGGAGACGACTGCTGCAGACACTGGATGAGATGACAAAACTCGCTGCTGAAGAGGAAGACAGCAATGCAGGATGCTTCAGTGATGTCATTAAATTTGATATTCAGAATGATGTGAAGTATTTTGCTCATCTCTGGGAGGGAAACCCACCGATGGCACCACCAAACCCAAACTACTGTGAGAATATTCAAGAACTAAAGGAAACTATTATGTCTCATGCAACAAAATCAGACATAAGGATGATGACATATTTAAAAGATTGTATTAATGATCTCTGGGAGGCTTTACTGAATGAAGGATTCGTCTTCAGCTTCAAAAATTCTTTGGAGATTTCAGTCTACAGGAAACTAGAGATAAAATACAGCAAGTGGTCCTGGAGTCTTCGCAATGCCATGATGGAAATTGAGAACGAACTACACaacaaaatagaaaataaaacaattcatgAGGTTGAGGAAACTGATCTTCAAAGAGAACTGAAGACGACAAGTGGAGAAGTGGAGAAATCAATGTCTGAATTATTTGAGAAAGACAAAGATAAAGATATACTGATTCAGTGGAAAACATCATTTGAAATcaaaatcaaagatgttcagGAAAACATTGTGAGAGAAACAAAGAGGAAACTAAATGAGATTCTTCAGCAGCGAGACCGGAAGAAAATGATTGATGCTCGGAAGACACATTATGAAAACACTCTCTATGAAAAGAGCAAAGAACTTCCCTTAAAAGAGTTTGATTTGTTCTGGAAACACAGTGTGCAGAAGATCATCAGAGACACTCCTCTAGTAAAAGACATTGACATAATGAGAGATGTAAGAGAGATCCTCAGTGACATCTATGCGGGGCGTCTCCCTGTGGATCATATTATAGATGACAGTGAGtacatacatataaatattttcactgtgtccagttattttaaatatattaattttaaaaaatccacAGATGTCAATCGCTTTATAAGTGatataaagaatgctttcatAAAACTCAAAGAAGCATTTGGATACATTCGAACACTCTCTCCAGAGACTGAAGCTAAAATAAGATCATTAGTCACAGATGTTGACCAGCAGACAGAAACAATGATACAGTCATTCAACATTTCaaagatgggctacaacagaaGCTGCATTCGACAACTCATAGATTACATCAAGAGGAGAGTAACAGATCATGAGAAAGAATCAGCCAACTACGAGTTTAAGGATGAATTCTTCATAGATTTGGTTCTTTCCATCTGTAAGAAAGCAAACAAGATGATCACTGACCAACACAGACTGTTCAGTAATGCCAATGATCCAGAAATATATgttgagaaaaagaaagaagagtACTACAGTGTTGCCCAGAAAAACTGTCATGGAGCCGCATCAGCTGGCATCTTTGGAGAGATCATCTGTCAGAAACTGAAAGAGCCCATTGAGCAGAGCGTCTACAAGAAGACTGCCAGAGATCTGACAGATGAAATTATGAAAAACTGTGAATCACTGAATGGAAACAGATCAAATCTTGAGAAACACATCCTGAAGACACTGGCAGAACAGGAGGACTTTGTTAAATACATGGATTACATTAATTATCCCAGCCATAACTACAAGAGTTTCATCAGAGATGAAGTCAGTCAGTACATCACTGAGAAGTTCAGTGTCAGTGTTTTACCAAAGATGAAGGTGAACATTAAACTCCTGCAGCAGAAGATCATGAAAGCAGCTCATGAATCTACTGAACATGTTCAAGTGAACAGAGGAGATGCTGGTTTGTGGTTGAAGAGTTTCACACAGCAGCTCTCAGATGAGCTGATCTTCTCTGAAGAAGACCTCAGTGGAGTGAAacatgatgatgttgatgatttcAGCCTCCTAGAAGATGTGATAAGAAAAGAACTTCCAGCTATAATGTCAGATATCAGCAGTGGATTCAACACAGAGACCTTCCCAGTAAAGCTGGACTATAAGTTCAGGCCAGATGAGATTCTGTTTGATCACTTCTGTCGGTGCTGTTGGGCTAAGTGTCCATTCTGTGGAGCCACCTGCACCAACACCATAGAAAACCATGATGGAGATCACAGTGTTCCTTTCCACCGTAGTATTGGACTAAATGgaatatattacaataatacATCTAACTTGTCTACCCATATCTGCACATCAGCCGTAGCAAACAGCAATCTATATTTTAATCCCAATAATTCGGATGATTCAGTCCCCTTGAGAGAATGCAGAAGAGCGGGAGGCGTTTATGCAGACTGGAGCATCACCCCTGATCTCTCTGAGCTGCCCTACTGGAAGTGGTTTGTGTGCAGATTCCAGAAAGATCTGGAAAAACACTACAGGAAAACATTTGAGGGGGAAGGGGAGATTCCAGATGAATGGAGAAAATACTCAAAACAGGATGCAATTGGGActttgtataaatatatttaa